The following are encoded together in the Pectobacterium punjabense genome:
- the yciH gene encoding stress response translation initiation inhibitor YciH, whose protein sequence is MNHDKNSQLVYSTETGRIKPEEEKEVRPKGDGIVRIQRQTSGRKGKGVCLISGLDLDDAELDKLAAELKKKCGCGGSAKEGVIEIQGDKRDLLKQLLEAKGMKVKLAGG, encoded by the coding sequence ATGAATCATGATAAGAACAGCCAACTGGTTTATTCCACGGAAACGGGGCGTATTAAGCCTGAAGAAGAAAAGGAAGTTCGGCCAAAAGGTGATGGTATCGTGCGTATCCAACGCCAAACCAGTGGGCGTAAAGGAAAAGGTGTATGCCTGATTAGCGGCCTCGATCTTGATGATGCTGAGCTGGATAAGCTGGCTGCTGAATTGAAGAAAAAATGTGGCTGCGGTGGCTCAGCGAAAGAGGGCGTGATCGAAATTCAGGGAGATAAACGCGACCTGCTAAAACAGCTTCTGGAAGCGAAAGGGATGAAGGTCAAGCTGGCCGGCGGATAA
- the osmB gene encoding osmotically-inducible lipoprotein OsmB, with amino-acid sequence MKLNKRFATAALAITLAVTLAGCSNMSKRDRNTAIGAGAGAVGGAILTDGGTLGTLGGAAIGGLIGRQVDK; translated from the coding sequence ATGAAATTAAATAAACGTTTTGCGACAGCCGCTCTGGCAATTACGCTTGCTGTTACGCTCGCGGGCTGTTCAAACATGTCCAAACGTGACCGTAATACCGCGATTGGTGCCGGTGCCGGTGCGGTAGGTGGAGCGATCTTAACGGATGGCGGAACATTAGGAACACTAGGCGGTGCCGCTATCGGCGGGCTGATTGGCCGTCAGGTCGATAAATAA
- a CDS encoding beta-galactosidase, producing the protein MSKLYYGVAYYDEYMPEDRLEKDISLMLETGINVVRIAESTWSTLEPTEGEYNFYHIDRVLDAMHRAGIAVIIGTPTYAIPSWLALKHPEVMVTTVEGQQKYGPRQIMDIVSPVFRRYAENIIRVLLEHVQHHPAIIGYQLDNETKHYDNIGRDMQDGFVQHLREKYVSLDKLNHDFGLDYWSNRIDRWEDFPPVENTINASLSCAFSRYQRQQVTDYLAWQASLVREYAQPHHFITHNFDFEWRGYSFGVQPHVDHFAAAKCLSVAGVDIYHPSQSYLTGREIAFGGDVTRNLKQGRNYFVLETQAQGFPQWTPYPGQLRLQAFSHIASGAAMVAYWHWHSIHNSFETYWKGLLSHDFSRNPTWQEATTIGADFSRLSSSLESLRADCDVALLISNEAMDALNQFKPGDAKTNVYNDIIRRFYDALYDHNISLDIINDVDESTARYKAVIIPALYAADNGLLERINGYIERGGRALIGFKSGFSDENVKVRHSTQPGLLSRVCGVSYSQFTLPDAVTVAACLPDLDCSRDNRADLWMELLTPLPETRTLLRYQHPAWCDYVAATEANYGDGRAMYVGFLPQPFLICQLFDHLTRGISLRSRTSRYAFPLIVKRMKNAHGKSISFVFNYSGKPQSYHCEMGGYALLTDTEVVEGSSLLLNAWDFIIIES; encoded by the coding sequence ATGTCAAAATTATATTATGGTGTTGCTTATTACGATGAGTATATGCCGGAAGATCGTCTGGAAAAAGATATTTCACTCATGCTGGAAACGGGGATCAATGTTGTACGCATTGCGGAATCGACATGGAGCACGTTAGAGCCGACAGAAGGTGAGTATAATTTTTATCACATCGATCGCGTTTTGGATGCGATGCATCGTGCAGGGATCGCTGTCATTATCGGCACGCCAACCTATGCGATTCCGTCGTGGCTTGCTCTCAAGCACCCCGAAGTCATGGTGACGACGGTAGAAGGACAGCAAAAATACGGACCCCGGCAAATCATGGATATTGTTAGCCCTGTGTTTCGCCGTTATGCAGAGAATATCATCCGTGTGTTGCTGGAGCATGTACAACATCATCCTGCGATCATCGGATACCAATTAGATAATGAAACTAAGCATTACGATAATATTGGACGCGACATGCAGGACGGTTTTGTTCAGCATTTGCGCGAAAAATATGTGAGCCTCGATAAGCTTAATCATGATTTCGGCCTCGATTATTGGAGTAACCGTATCGATCGCTGGGAAGATTTCCCCCCCGTCGAGAACACCATTAATGCCAGCCTCTCTTGTGCTTTCAGCCGCTATCAGCGGCAGCAAGTGACGGATTATTTGGCCTGGCAGGCCAGTCTGGTGCGGGAATATGCACAACCGCATCATTTCATTACGCACAATTTTGATTTTGAATGGCGCGGTTATTCATTTGGCGTACAGCCTCACGTCGATCATTTTGCGGCAGCGAAATGTCTGAGTGTGGCAGGTGTCGATATTTATCACCCGAGCCAGTCATATTTAACCGGGAGAGAAATTGCCTTCGGTGGTGACGTTACGCGAAATCTGAAACAGGGGCGAAATTATTTTGTCCTCGAAACGCAGGCACAAGGGTTTCCGCAGTGGACACCTTATCCGGGGCAATTACGGCTACAAGCCTTTAGCCACATCGCCTCGGGGGCGGCGATGGTGGCGTACTGGCACTGGCATTCCATCCATAATTCGTTTGAAACCTACTGGAAAGGGCTGCTGAGCCATGATTTCTCTCGCAATCCTACCTGGCAAGAAGCCACAACGATTGGGGCTGATTTTTCCCGGCTGTCTTCGTCTCTTGAATCATTACGGGCAGATTGTGATGTGGCGTTATTGATCAGCAATGAAGCGATGGATGCCCTGAACCAATTCAAACCTGGCGACGCAAAAACTAACGTTTATAACGATATTATTCGTCGGTTTTATGATGCGCTGTACGATCACAATATTTCTCTCGACATTATTAACGATGTGGATGAAAGCACGGCGCGCTATAAGGCTGTGATTATTCCGGCGCTCTATGCTGCTGATAATGGGCTGTTGGAAAGGATTAATGGTTATATTGAACGAGGTGGCCGTGCGCTGATTGGCTTCAAATCAGGGTTCAGTGACGAAAATGTAAAAGTTCGACACAGTACTCAACCTGGTTTGCTCAGCCGTGTTTGTGGCGTGAGCTATAGCCAGTTTACGTTGCCGGATGCGGTCACCGTTGCTGCCTGCCTGCCGGATCTTGATTGCAGCCGTGATAATCGGGCTGATTTATGGATGGAGTTACTGACACCGTTACCAGAAACCCGCACCTTGTTGCGTTATCAGCATCCGGCCTGGTGTGATTACGTTGCCGCAACCGAGGCGAATTATGGCGATGGACGGGCAATGTATGTAGGGTTTCTGCCGCAACCTTTCCTTATTTGCCAGTTATTTGATCATCTGACGCGAGGCATATCGCTTCGTTCGCGCACATCACGCTATGCATTTCCGCTTATTGTGAAACGAATGAAAAATGCTCACGGCAAGTCAATTTCTTTTGTATTTAACTACTCAGGGAAACCCCAATCTTATCATTGTGAAATGGGTGGTTACGCTTTATTAACTGACACTGAGGTTGTAGAAGGCTCATCGTTACTGCTCAACGCCTGGGATTTTATTATTATCGAAAGCTAA
- the lapB gene encoding lipopolysaccharide assembly protein LapB produces the protein MLELLFLLLPVAAAYGWYMGRRSAQQDKEQESNRLSREYVTGVNFLLSNQQDKAVELFLDMLKDDSNTFEAHLTLGNLFRSRGEVDRAIRIHQALTESASLTFEQRLLAVQQLGRDYMAAGLYDRAEEIFNQLVDEEDFRRSALQQLLQIHQSTSDWQTAIDVAEKLVKMGKDQLRVDIAHFYCELALLAMGSDDLDKALTLLKKGAAADNQCARASIMMGRIYMAQQNYSRAVEALRQVLDQDKELVSETLPMLQECYQHLDKPLDWVNFLKRCVEENTGATAELMLADILEREEGAEVAQAYINRQLQRHPTMRVFHRLMDFHLHEAEDGRTKENLQGLRDMVGEQIRTKPRYSCRKCGFTSQSLYWQCPSCRTWASVKPIRGLDGQ, from the coding sequence ATGTTAGAACTGCTGTTTCTGTTGCTGCCCGTGGCCGCCGCATACGGCTGGTACATGGGGCGCAGAAGTGCGCAGCAGGACAAAGAGCAGGAATCAAACCGCCTGTCCCGTGAGTATGTCACCGGGGTTAACTTCCTGTTGTCCAACCAGCAGGATAAGGCGGTGGAGCTGTTCCTCGACATGCTAAAGGACGACAGCAACACCTTTGAAGCCCACCTGACACTCGGCAATCTGTTTCGTTCGCGCGGAGAAGTTGACCGAGCGATCCGCATCCATCAGGCGCTGACTGAAAGCGCATCATTAACGTTTGAACAACGCCTGCTGGCAGTGCAACAACTGGGCCGTGACTACATGGCCGCAGGGTTGTATGACCGTGCCGAAGAAATTTTTAACCAGTTAGTGGATGAAGAGGATTTTCGACGCAGCGCCTTGCAGCAGCTATTGCAAATCCATCAGTCAACCAGTGACTGGCAGACGGCAATTGATGTTGCGGAAAAACTGGTCAAGATGGGAAAAGATCAGCTCCGCGTGGATATCGCCCATTTTTATTGCGAATTGGCGCTGCTGGCGATGGGGAGCGACGATCTAGATAAAGCGTTAACGCTCCTGAAGAAAGGCGCAGCGGCGGATAATCAGTGCGCCCGCGCGTCTATCATGATGGGGCGCATCTACATGGCACAGCAGAATTATTCGCGTGCAGTGGAGGCGTTGAGACAGGTTCTCGATCAGGATAAAGAACTGGTCAGCGAAACGCTGCCGATGCTCCAGGAGTGCTATCAGCATTTAGATAAGCCCTTGGATTGGGTGAATTTCCTCAAACGTTGCGTAGAAGAAAATACCGGTGCGACGGCGGAATTGATGCTGGCCGATATCCTCGAAAGAGAAGAGGGCGCAGAAGTTGCACAGGCTTATATTAATCGTCAGCTTCAGCGTCACCCTACGATGCGTGTGTTCCACCGACTGATGGATTTTCACCTGCATGAAGCGGAAGATGGACGAACAAAAGAAAATCTTCAGGGATTGCGCGACATGGTGGGCGAACAGATTCGCACCAAACCCCGCTATAGCTGCCGCAAGTGTGGCTTCACGTCACAATCACTCTATTGGCAATGCCCTTCCTGCCGCACCTGGGCCAGCGTAAAGCCTATCCGTGGATTAGACGGACAATAG
- the pyrF gene encoding orotidine-5'-phosphate decarboxylase codes for MKNENLQQKNQTVSSPIVVALDYASQDAALSFVDRIDPQDCRLKVGKEMFTLFGPQFVQTLQQRGFDVFLDLKFHDIPNTVAHAVAAAADLGVWMVNVHASGGARMMTAAKDALVPFGKDAPLLIAVTVLTSMDEEDLRGLGITVSPAEQAERLAVLTHNSGLDGVVCSAHEAQRLKQVCGQAFQLVTPGIRPAGSDVGDQRRIMTPVQAQQVGVDYMVIGRPITQSADPAQTLRDIRASLLNGAAS; via the coding sequence ATGAAAAACGAGAATCTACAGCAAAAGAATCAAACGGTATCCTCCCCGATTGTTGTCGCGTTGGACTACGCCAGTCAGGATGCGGCGCTGTCGTTTGTTGACCGTATCGATCCGCAGGATTGCCGTTTGAAGGTGGGCAAAGAGATGTTTACCTTATTTGGCCCACAGTTCGTGCAGACATTACAGCAGCGCGGCTTTGATGTGTTTCTCGATCTAAAATTCCACGATATTCCGAACACCGTCGCCCACGCCGTGGCGGCAGCCGCCGATCTTGGCGTGTGGATGGTCAATGTGCACGCCAGTGGTGGTGCGCGCATGATGACGGCGGCGAAAGACGCGCTGGTGCCGTTTGGTAAAGATGCTCCGTTACTGATTGCCGTGACCGTGTTGACTAGCATGGACGAAGAGGATCTACGCGGGCTTGGTATTACCGTCAGCCCGGCTGAGCAGGCGGAAAGGCTGGCTGTGCTAACACATAACAGCGGGCTGGATGGCGTGGTGTGTTCCGCGCATGAAGCACAGCGGTTGAAGCAGGTGTGTGGTCAGGCATTTCAACTGGTCACGCCGGGAATTCGTCCTGCTGGCAGCGATGTTGGCGATCAGCGCCGCATTATGACGCCGGTTCAGGCGCAGCAGGTTGGTGTGGACTATATGGTGATTGGCCGACCGATCACACAATCGGCCGATCCAGCACAGACGCTACGCGATATCCGTGCTTCACTGTTAAATGGTGCTGCATCATGA
- a CDS encoding sugar-binding transcriptional regulator: MSKQDEQRLLVKIATLYYSEGMKQAEIAASLHLSQSFVSRAITRSVKEGVVKISVIQPPNMFMGLESAIQKHYGIDQAIVVDIADNATLTQIKQAIGSAAAHYVQTSIRPDDLVGISSWSSTLRAMVDSLHPQSVKAQGVIQLLGGVGPNGNVQATILTQTLANQLSCPAYLLPAQSIERSVEDRARLVTSDEVSNVVDKFSEVSLALVGIGVLEPSQLLKNSGNYYHEAMLQQLAERGAVGDLCLHYYNAEGEPVLQDDEDPVIGMALPQLRQCPRVVALAGGVEKSAAIRGALTGHYIDVLITDRLTAETLI; encoded by the coding sequence ATGTCAAAGCAGGACGAACAGCGATTATTGGTCAAGATCGCTACGCTCTATTATAGCGAAGGGATGAAACAAGCAGAAATTGCCGCCTCACTCCATTTGTCACAGTCTTTTGTATCCCGCGCTATCACGCGCAGTGTTAAAGAAGGTGTGGTCAAAATCAGCGTAATTCAACCCCCGAATATGTTCATGGGGCTGGAGTCCGCAATTCAGAAGCATTACGGCATCGATCAGGCTATTGTGGTGGATATCGCCGACAATGCTACGCTGACGCAAATCAAACAGGCGATTGGCTCCGCGGCGGCACACTATGTCCAAACCAGTATCCGTCCTGACGATTTGGTCGGTATTTCATCCTGGAGTAGCACGCTGCGAGCGATGGTGGACAGCCTGCACCCGCAAAGCGTCAAAGCACAGGGCGTCATCCAACTACTGGGCGGAGTGGGGCCGAACGGCAATGTACAGGCAACCATCCTGACGCAAACGCTAGCCAACCAGCTAAGTTGTCCAGCCTATCTTTTACCCGCGCAGAGCATTGAACGTTCGGTGGAAGATCGCGCTCGTTTGGTGACCAGCGATGAAGTTTCCAACGTGGTCGATAAATTCAGCGAAGTGAGCCTGGCACTCGTAGGCATCGGCGTACTAGAGCCGTCGCAACTGCTGAAAAATTCCGGTAACTACTATCACGAAGCGATGCTGCAACAGCTGGCTGAACGCGGTGCCGTGGGTGATTTGTGCCTGCATTACTACAATGCGGAAGGCGAACCGGTGTTGCAGGACGATGAAGATCCCGTGATTGGTATGGCGCTGCCCCAACTGCGTCAATGTCCGCGCGTGGTCGCGCTGGCAGGCGGAGTCGAGAAAAGTGCGGCGATTCGCGGCGCGTTGACCGGCCACTACATTGATGTGTTGATTACCGATCGACTAACCGCCGAGACGCTGATCTAA
- a CDS encoding oligosaccharide MFS transporter, with the protein MIDSNKNYYMSCLFFLFFFIGWGCCFPYLSLWLTETIGISYGDVGLVYSFTAVVAVCVQPLFGFISDKLIYRKHLMWMLALIITFFAPYWIFVFAPLLKFNVILGAFAGGIYIGMAYGAGCGICEAYIDKVSRASGFEFGRARMFGGIGAALGTFIAGKLYGIDQNLIFWTASAAGVCLLFVVWKTQVSSSNQYSQQMRTQPPVTLNDAAALLKLKQFWFFAIYMIGVGAVYETYDQQFAIYYTHFFENKARGAEVFGYLTTGQIFLDAVVMFFAPWFVNKIGPKNALLYCGLIMSFRIIGSAWAVGPVSISLIKLLHGFESSVLLVAALKYITANFNPLLSATVYLIGFQFSKSFSSIFLSTGIGHLYQKMGFSSSYLILGSVALCFTVISFFTLDKNRVFAHKPGLVY; encoded by the coding sequence ATGATAGATTCAAATAAAAATTATTACATGAGCTGTTTGTTTTTCCTTTTTTTCTTCATCGGTTGGGGGTGCTGTTTCCCTTATTTATCATTATGGCTAACGGAGACCATTGGCATTAGCTATGGAGATGTTGGGCTGGTGTATTCCTTTACTGCCGTTGTGGCGGTATGTGTTCAGCCATTATTTGGTTTTATTTCTGACAAACTTATTTATCGTAAGCATCTTATGTGGATGCTGGCGCTTATCATTACATTTTTCGCACCTTATTGGATATTCGTCTTTGCCCCGCTATTGAAATTTAACGTTATTCTCGGTGCGTTTGCGGGCGGGATATATATCGGTATGGCTTACGGCGCAGGCTGCGGAATTTGTGAGGCGTATATTGATAAAGTCAGCCGGGCATCGGGTTTTGAATTCGGCCGTGCGAGAATGTTTGGCGGTATTGGTGCAGCATTAGGAACCTTTATTGCAGGGAAACTTTATGGCATCGATCAGAACTTGATCTTTTGGACGGCTAGCGCAGCGGGCGTGTGCTTATTGTTTGTTGTATGGAAAACGCAGGTCAGTTCCTCGAATCAGTATTCACAGCAAATGCGTACTCAACCGCCTGTTACACTCAATGATGCAGCCGCACTGCTAAAACTAAAACAATTCTGGTTCTTTGCCATCTATATGATAGGTGTAGGCGCTGTTTATGAAACTTATGACCAGCAGTTTGCGATTTATTACACCCACTTTTTTGAAAACAAAGCGCGTGGTGCGGAAGTTTTTGGTTATTTAACCACCGGGCAGATTTTCCTGGATGCCGTGGTAATGTTCTTCGCCCCGTGGTTTGTGAATAAGATTGGGCCAAAAAATGCGTTACTCTACTGTGGGCTTATTATGAGTTTTCGCATTATAGGTTCCGCATGGGCCGTTGGGCCAGTATCCATTAGTTTAATTAAATTACTCCATGGGTTCGAAAGTTCAGTGCTGCTGGTTGCGGCATTAAAATACATCACTGCGAATTTCAATCCGCTGCTTTCCGCTACGGTCTACCTTATTGGATTCCAATTCTCTAAAAGTTTCAGCTCGATTTTTCTATCCACCGGGATTGGCCACTTGTATCAGAAAATGGGATTTTCCAGTAGCTACCTGATACTGGGAAGTGTCGCCTTGTGCTTCACCGTTATTTCATTCTTCACACTGGATAAAAATAGAGTGTTTGCCCATAAGCCTGGGTTAGTTTATTAA
- a CDS encoding sugar phosphate isomerase/epimerase family protein, which produces MATYNYPEFGAGLWHFANYIDRYAVDGYGPALSTIDQIKAAKEVGELSYVDLPYPFTPGVTLSEVKDALKDAGLKAIGITPEIYLQKWSRGAFTNPDPAARAAAFELMHESAGIVRELGANYVKVWPGQDGWDYPFQVSHKNLWKLAVDGMRDLAGANPDVKFAIEYKPREPRVKMTWDSAARTLLGIEDIGLDNVGVLLDFGHALYGGESPADSAQLIIDRGRLFGMDVNDNLRGWDDDLVVGTVHMTEIFEFFYVLKINNWQGVWQLDQFPFRENHVEAAQLSIRFLKHIYRALDKLDIPALQAAQEAQNPLQAQRIVQDALLSSINVNE; this is translated from the coding sequence ATGGCAACGTATAACTACCCTGAATTTGGTGCAGGTTTGTGGCATTTTGCGAATTATATCGACCGCTATGCGGTGGACGGCTACGGCCCGGCCTTGAGCACGATCGACCAGATCAAAGCGGCAAAAGAGGTCGGTGAGCTTTCCTATGTCGACTTGCCTTATCCCTTCACGCCGGGCGTGACACTCAGCGAAGTGAAAGACGCGCTGAAAGATGCAGGGCTGAAAGCGATTGGTATCACGCCGGAAATTTACCTGCAAAAGTGGTCGCGTGGCGCTTTCACCAACCCCGACCCGGCCGCGCGGGCGGCGGCGTTTGAACTGATGCACGAATCTGCTGGCATTGTGCGTGAACTGGGGGCGAATTACGTCAAAGTCTGGCCGGGACAGGATGGTTGGGATTATCCGTTCCAGGTCAGCCATAAAAATCTGTGGAAACTGGCGGTTGATGGCATGCGCGATCTGGCGGGGGCTAACCCCGATGTAAAATTTGCTATCGAGTACAAGCCGCGCGAACCGCGCGTAAAAATGACCTGGGATTCCGCAGCGAGAACGCTGTTGGGGATTGAAGATATCGGGTTGGATAACGTCGGCGTATTGCTGGACTTCGGCCATGCGCTGTATGGCGGAGAATCACCAGCGGATTCTGCCCAGTTGATTATCGATCGCGGTCGGCTGTTCGGCATGGATGTGAACGATAACCTGCGCGGCTGGGATGACGATTTGGTGGTCGGCACGGTGCACATGACCGAGATTTTCGAGTTTTTCTACGTGCTGAAAATCAATAACTGGCAGGGTGTCTGGCAGCTCGATCAGTTCCCGTTCCGGGAGAACCACGTTGAGGCGGCGCAGCTGTCCATCCGTTTCCTGAAACACATCTATCGTGCGTTGGACAAGCTGGATATCCCCGCGCTTCAGGCGGCACAGGAGGCGCAAAATCCATTACAGGCGCAGCGAATTGTACAGGATGCGCTGCTGTCATCCATTAACGTTAACGAGTAA
- the araD gene encoding L-ribulose-5-phosphate 4-epimerase — translation MLETLKRQVLEANLALPQHNLVTFTWGNVSAVDRQRGLMVIKPSGVEYSAMTQEDMVVVELESGKVVEGTKKPSSDTDTHCVLYLEFADIGGIVHTHSRHATIWAQAGKDIPAWGTTHADYFYGPIPCTRLMTDEEINGRYEWDTGTVIVETFRQRGISPVDVPAVLVNSHGPFAWGKDADNAVHNAVVLEELAYMGIFSRQLTPQLSEMQQTLLDKHYLRKHGKNAYYGQ, via the coding sequence ATGTTAGAAACGCTAAAAAGACAGGTGTTGGAAGCCAATTTGGCCTTGCCGCAGCATAATTTGGTGACGTTTACCTGGGGAAATGTCAGTGCGGTAGATCGGCAGCGCGGTCTGATGGTGATCAAACCCTCCGGCGTTGAGTACTCGGCTATGACGCAAGAGGACATGGTCGTTGTCGAACTGGAAAGCGGCAAGGTAGTGGAGGGGACGAAGAAGCCATCGTCAGATACCGATACCCACTGCGTGCTGTATCTGGAGTTTGCCGATATCGGCGGTATTGTGCATACCCATTCTCGGCATGCCACGATCTGGGCGCAAGCCGGTAAAGACATCCCCGCCTGGGGAACCACGCACGCTGACTACTTTTATGGTCCCATTCCCTGTACTCGTTTGATGACGGATGAAGAAATCAATGGTCGCTATGAGTGGGATACGGGAACGGTGATCGTCGAAACTTTCCGCCAGCGCGGCATTTCTCCGGTGGATGTCCCCGCGGTATTGGTAAATTCGCATGGCCCCTTTGCATGGGGGAAAGATGCTGATAACGCGGTGCACAATGCCGTGGTTCTGGAAGAGCTTGCCTACATGGGGATTTTCTCACGCCAGCTAACGCCTCAGTTGAGTGAGATGCAGCAAACGCTGTTGGATAAGCACTACTTACGTAAGCACGGTAAGAACGCCTATTACGGACAGTAA
- a CDS encoding LapA family protein — protein MKYLLIFLLVLAIFIISVTLGAHNDQVVTFNYLLAQGEYRISTLLATLFALGFGLGWVICGLFYLRQRIALGRAQRKIKRLEQQLSPSTEENVAPVQTVTH, from the coding sequence GTGAAATATTTGCTGATTTTTTTACTCGTGCTGGCGATATTCATCATTTCTGTCACACTGGGTGCGCACAACGATCAGGTTGTGACATTTAACTATCTGCTGGCGCAGGGGGAATATCGTATCTCCACACTGCTTGCCACGCTATTTGCCTTGGGCTTTGGTCTTGGCTGGGTTATCTGTGGTCTGTTTTATCTGCGTCAGCGCATTGCGCTTGGCCGTGCACAACGTAAAATCAAGCGTCTGGAACAACAGCTTTCTCCCTCCACCGAGGAGAATGTGGCGCCAGTGCAGACGGTCACCCATTAA
- the araC gene encoding arabinose operon transcriptional regulator AraC — MELNINELLNFSPLMKTFTFNAWMVAGFTPISRGSVLDYYINRPQGMKGYIINLTLRGQGCAKVGEGSLLSKENELLLFPPGVPHHYGRDKHSDHWDHVWIYFIPRPYWHDWLKWDDKTQGIGKTIIHAPAMSQHIQALFYEAIRHNADSTPLSEALAMNALERLILACFQLQPISSRYAHDPRINTVCTYLNEHIAEELRIEALAGMVFLSPSRLAHLFKIELGQTIYAWREVQRINCAKLLIQSTPLPIFKVAQSVGYSDPVYFTRLFRKHNGIPPAEYKKRYERMGSLHEP, encoded by the coding sequence ATGGAACTCAATATCAATGAATTATTGAACTTTTCCCCGTTGATGAAAACCTTTACCTTTAATGCCTGGATGGTCGCTGGTTTTACTCCAATATCTCGTGGTTCGGTACTGGATTATTATATTAACCGGCCACAGGGAATGAAGGGGTATATTATTAACCTGACGCTGCGCGGACAGGGATGTGCCAAAGTAGGGGAAGGATCGTTATTGTCCAAGGAGAATGAATTATTACTTTTTCCGCCGGGCGTGCCACACCATTATGGCCGTGATAAACACAGCGACCACTGGGATCATGTATGGATTTATTTTATTCCCCGACCTTACTGGCATGACTGGTTAAAATGGGATGACAAAACGCAGGGCATTGGGAAAACCATCATCCATGCCCCTGCAATGAGCCAGCATATACAAGCACTGTTCTATGAGGCGATCCGCCATAATGCCGATTCAACGCCGCTGTCAGAAGCGTTGGCGATGAATGCGCTGGAGCGGTTGATCCTCGCCTGTTTTCAGCTACAGCCTATTAGCAGCCGGTATGCGCACGATCCAAGGATAAATACGGTGTGCACCTATTTAAACGAACATATTGCTGAAGAGCTGAGAATTGAAGCGCTGGCGGGGATGGTGTTTCTGTCTCCTTCGCGGCTGGCGCATCTGTTCAAAATTGAATTGGGGCAAACTATTTATGCCTGGCGCGAAGTTCAGCGCATCAATTGTGCCAAGCTCTTGATTCAGTCGACGCCACTGCCCATATTTAAAGTCGCACAGTCAGTGGGGTACAGCGATCCGGTCTATTTCACACGCTTATTTCGCAAACATAATGGAATTCCACCGGCGGAATATAAAAAACGCTATGAAAGAATGGGCAGTTTACATGAACCCTGA